The Capra hircus breed San Clemente chromosome 2, ASM170441v1, whole genome shotgun sequence genome window below encodes:
- the FAM134A gene encoding protein FAM134A isoform X1: MASGGGAGNTGTGGGPGLGLTLGLGLGMGEATGEAEEEAATAEAVGRLATTLWLRLRGWEAVLAAAQRLLVWEKPLHSLVTAAALNGLFWLLSSSSLRPFFLLSISLLAYFLLDLWQPRFLPDISASSPEEPHSDSEGAGSGARPHLLSVPELCRYLAESWLTFQIHLQELLQYKRQNPAQFCARVCSGCAVLAVLGHYVPGIMISYIVLLSILLWPLVVYHELIQRMYTRLEPLLMQLDYSMKAEADALHHKHDKRKRQGKNAPPGGDEPLAETESESEAELAGFSPVVDVKKTALALAITDSELSDEEASILESGGFSVSRATTPQLTDVSEDLDQQSLPSEPEEALSRELGEGEETDLAPPEDLLGSPQALSRQDLDLEEEDVASKEALLQLSSPLHFVNTHFNGAGSPTDGVMLSPGGPAETLSLEAVSGDLTIPPSTLSPLLGLAESDPVPSPSVLPSLPQDSPQPLPAPEEEEALTTEDFELLDQGELEQLNAEMGLGPETCPEPPDAPPPPPLGPDTPSLVQSDQEDQAVAEP; this comes from the exons ATGGCGAGTGGCGGTGGCGCCGGCAACACCGGCACTGGTGGGGGCCCGGGGCTGGGCCTGACCCTGGGCCTGGGCCTCGGCATGGGTGAGGCCACCGGCGAGGCGGAGGAGGAGGCGGCCACGGCCGAGGCGGTGGGACGCCTCGCCACGACGCTGTGGCTGCGGCTCCGCGGCTGGGAGGCGGTGTTGGCCGCAGCGCAGCGGCTGCTGGTGTGGGAGAAGCCGCTGCACAGCCTAGTCACGGCGGCCGCGCTCAACGGCCTCTTCTG GTTGCTGTCTTCGTCCTCCCTACGGCCCTTCTTCCTACTCAGCATCTCACTTTTGGCCTATTTTCTGCTGGATTTGTGGCAGCCTCGCTTCCTCCCTGACATCTCTG CATCATCCCCGGAGGAGCCACACTCTGACAG TGAGGGTGCGGGGTCAGGAGCCCGGCCGCACCTGCTGAGTGTGCCCGAGTTGTGCAGATACCTGGCTGAGAGCTGGCTCACCTTCCAGATTCATCTGCAGGAGCTGCTGCAGTACAAGAGGCAGAATCCAGCTCAG TTCTGCGCGCGTGTCTGCtctggctgtgctgtgctggCTGTGCTGGGACACTATGTGCCAGGGATTATGATTTCCTACATTGTCT TGCTGAGTATCCTGCTATGGCCCCTGGTGGTGTATCATGAACTGATCCAGAGGATGTACACGCGCCTGGAGCCCCTCCTTATGCAGCTGGACTACAGCATGAAGGCAGAAGCTGATGCCCTGCATCACAAACACGACAAGAGGA AGCGGCAGGGGAAGAATGCACCGCCCGGAGGTGATGAGCCACTGGCGGAGACAGAGAGTGAGAGCGAGGCAGAACTGGCTGGCTTCTCCCCGGTG GTGGATGTGAAGAAAACAGCACTGGCTTTGGCCATTACAGACTCAGAGCTGTCAGATGAGGAGGCTTCTATTTTGGAAAGCGGTGGCTTCTCTGTCTCCCGGGCAACCACTCCACAACTAACTGACGTTTCGGAGG ATTTGGACCAGCAGAGCCTGCCAAGTGAACCAGAGGAGGCCCTGAGTCGGGAgctaggggagggagaggagacagaCCTGGCCCCTCCCGAAGACCTGCTGGGCTCTCCTCAGGCCCTCTCACGACAAGACCTGGACTTAGAGGAAGAAGATGTGGCATCCAAGGAAGCCTTGCTTCAGCTCTCATCCCCCCTTCACTTTGTGAACACGCACTTCAATGGGGCAGGGTCTCCCACAGATGGAGTGATGCTCTCCCCTGGAGGACCAGCGGAGACACTGAGCCTGGAGGCAGTGAGTGGTGACCTCACCATTCCTCCCAGCACTCTGTCGCCCCTACTTGGCCTTGCGGAAAGTGACCCAGTCCCCTCCCCCTCCGTACTCCCATCTCTGCCCCAGGActcaccccagcccctgcctgccccTGAGGAAGAAGAGGCACTCACCACTGAGGACTTTGAGTTGCTGGATCAGGGGGAGCTGGAGCAGCTAAATGCAGAGATGGGGTTGGGTCCAGAGACATGCCCAGAGCCCCCTGATgctccaccccctccacccctagGGCCCGACACCCCGTCTCTGGTACAGTCAGACCAGGAGGATCAGGCCGTGGCAGAGCCATAA
- the FAM134A gene encoding protein FAM134A isoform X2, translated as MISYIVLLSILLWPLVVYHELIQRMYTRLEPLLMQLDYSMKAEADALHHKHDKRKRQGKNAPPGGDEPLAETESESEAELAGFSPVVDVKKTALALAITDSELSDEEASILESGGFSVSRATTPQLTDVSEDLDQQSLPSEPEEALSRELGEGEETDLAPPEDLLGSPQALSRQDLDLEEEDVASKEALLQLSSPLHFVNTHFNGAGSPTDGVMLSPGGPAETLSLEAVSGDLTIPPSTLSPLLGLAESDPVPSPSVLPSLPQDSPQPLPAPEEEEALTTEDFELLDQGELEQLNAEMGLGPETCPEPPDAPPPPPLGPDTPSLVQSDQEDQAVAEP; from the exons ATGATTTCCTACATTGTCT TGCTGAGTATCCTGCTATGGCCCCTGGTGGTGTATCATGAACTGATCCAGAGGATGTACACGCGCCTGGAGCCCCTCCTTATGCAGCTGGACTACAGCATGAAGGCAGAAGCTGATGCCCTGCATCACAAACACGACAAGAGGA AGCGGCAGGGGAAGAATGCACCGCCCGGAGGTGATGAGCCACTGGCGGAGACAGAGAGTGAGAGCGAGGCAGAACTGGCTGGCTTCTCCCCGGTG GTGGATGTGAAGAAAACAGCACTGGCTTTGGCCATTACAGACTCAGAGCTGTCAGATGAGGAGGCTTCTATTTTGGAAAGCGGTGGCTTCTCTGTCTCCCGGGCAACCACTCCACAACTAACTGACGTTTCGGAGG ATTTGGACCAGCAGAGCCTGCCAAGTGAACCAGAGGAGGCCCTGAGTCGGGAgctaggggagggagaggagacagaCCTGGCCCCTCCCGAAGACCTGCTGGGCTCTCCTCAGGCCCTCTCACGACAAGACCTGGACTTAGAGGAAGAAGATGTGGCATCCAAGGAAGCCTTGCTTCAGCTCTCATCCCCCCTTCACTTTGTGAACACGCACTTCAATGGGGCAGGGTCTCCCACAGATGGAGTGATGCTCTCCCCTGGAGGACCAGCGGAGACACTGAGCCTGGAGGCAGTGAGTGGTGACCTCACCATTCCTCCCAGCACTCTGTCGCCCCTACTTGGCCTTGCGGAAAGTGACCCAGTCCCCTCCCCCTCCGTACTCCCATCTCTGCCCCAGGActcaccccagcccctgcctgccccTGAGGAAGAAGAGGCACTCACCACTGAGGACTTTGAGTTGCTGGATCAGGGGGAGCTGGAGCAGCTAAATGCAGAGATGGGGTTGGGTCCAGAGACATGCCCAGAGCCCCCTGATgctccaccccctccacccctagGGCCCGACACCCCGTCTCTGGTACAGTCAGACCAGGAGGATCAGGCCGTGGCAGAGCCATAA
- the CNPPD1 gene encoding protein CNPPD1, producing MDLAGLLLDEEGTFSLTGFQDFTFLPGHQKLSARIRRRLYYGWDWETDCTLEELSSPVADIAVELLQKAAPSPIRRLQKKYVAHVSREACISPCAMMLALVYIERLRHRNPDYLQHVSSSDLFLISMMVASKYLYDEGEEEEVFNDEWGAAGGVAVPTLNALERGFLSAMDWRLYTDPREIFEVLSWLEGCVAEQQGRRRGWYTYTDLCVLLEQPAWQLALGSLCQQLAKLSCLLAMAYVSSVALAVASMAVIHQSLGLSCSPPPGPPDLGLASRCLLEPCIPSPMPQCLPSPANISGCQEGDVVLRSLWGSLLASLTPPPLPPPDPPAPPTLLHNCPLCQKLQKDSPTCRACHHLNHTVPTGPPSPWSHSHGLAPPWPWSPMPPLLPQPQQCSVFSIMELARLKSFIFPG from the exons ATGGACCTGGCCGGGCTCCTGCTGGACGAAGAAGGCACCTTCTCCCTTACCGGCTTCCAGGACTTCACG TTCCTCCCAGGACACCAGAAGCTGAGTGCCCGGATCCGAAGAAGACTCTACTATGGCTGGGACTGGGAAACCGACTGTACCCTGGAGGAGCTCTCCAGCCCCGTGGCAG ATATTGCTGTGGAACTCCTGCAGAAGGCAGCCCCCAGTCCTATTCGCCGGCTCCAGAAGAAATATGTAGCCCACGTGTCCCG AGAGGCTTGCATCTCTCCGTGTGCTATGATGCTGGCTCTGGTATACATTGAGCGGCTCCGGCATAGAAACCCGGACTACCTACAGCATGTGTCATCCTCTGACTTGTTCCTGATCTCCATG aTGGTGGCCAGTAAGTACCTCTATGatgaaggggaggaggaagaggtctTCAATGATGAATGGGGAGCTGCTGGGGGTGTGGCCGTGCCCACTCTCAATGCCCTGGAGAGGGGCTTCCTGAGTGCCATG GATTGGCGGCTCTACACTGATCCTCGGGAAATCTTTGAGGTGCTGAGCTGGCTGGAGGGCTG CGTGGCTGAGCAGCAGGGGCGCCGGCGGGGCTGGTACACCTACACAGACCTGTGTGTGCTGCTGGAACAACCTGCCTGGCAACTGGCGCTGGGTTCCCTCTGCCAGCAGCTGGCAAAG CTGTCCTGCCTGTTGGCTATGGCATATGTGAGCAGCGTGGCCCTCGCTGTGGCATCGATGGCCGTAATACACCAGTCATTAGGGCTGTCCTGCAGCCCCCCGCCTGGCCCTCCAGACCTTGGACTGGCCTCCAGGTGCCTTTTGGAACCCTGCATACCTTCTCCCATGCCACAGTGCCTGCCGTCTCCTGCTAACATCTCCGGCTGCCAGGAAGGCGATGTAGTGTTGCGTTCACTGTGGGGCAGTCTGCTAGCCTCACTGACTCCCCCACCGTTGCCTCCTCCAGAtcctcctgctcctcccactCTTCTTCACAACTGCCCCCTTTGCCAGAAGCTCCAGAAGGACTCCCCAACCTGCCGTGCCTGCCACCACCTCAACCATACTGTCCCCACGGGGCCCCCCAGTCCTTGGTCCCACTCCCACGGCCTGGCTCCCCCCTGGCCTTGGAGCCCAATGCCTCCTCTGCTCCCACAGCCCCAGCAATGTTCCGTTTTCAGCATCATGGAACTGGCCCGCCTGAAGTCTTTCATTTTCCCAGGCTAG
- the SLC23A3 gene encoding solute carrier family 23 member 3 isoform X2 has product MSQSPPNTIQLQSMGSQGTLAPLPQPPDVQNPPSHSWASLCGPPPWGLSCLLALQHILVLASLLCASHLLLLQSLPAGGLSFSPAQLLASSLFACGVSTSLQTWMGSRLPLVQAPSLQFLIPALVLTSQKLPLALRTPGNSSLVLHLCEGPGCHGLELWNTSIREVSGAVVVSGLLQATLGLLGGPGHLFPHCGPLVLAPSLVVAGLSVYREVALLCSTHWGLASLTWAPACYPHAPGGRLQPLQPILTSWPSGSSRCLPPPGHHGFGCLIQAGPRRVAHLVGLFCVALGLSPRLAQLLTTIPLPMLGGMLGVTQAMVLSSGFSSFHLADIDSGRNVFIVGFSIFTALLLPRWFREAPVLLSTGWSPLDVLLRSLLTEPIFLAGLLGFLLENTISGTRLERGLGQGLPPPFTARKAPMPQKSREKADKEYELPFSIQNLCPCIPQPLRCLCPLPQDSGNEERGPAEPGETADLLPDFGDQCPQPSRGESQ; this is encoded by the exons ATGAGCCAGTCACCGCCCAACACCATACAGCTCCAGTCTATGGGTTCCCAGGGCACCCTGGCTCCCCTGCCACAGCCACCCGATGTCCAAAATCCCCCCTCTCACTCTTGGGCCTCTCTGTGTGGGCCTCCTCCCTGGGGCCTCAGCTGTCTTCTGGCTCTGCAG CATATCTTGGTGTTGGCTTCTCTGCTCTGCGCCTCCCACCTGCTCCTGCTTCAAAGTCTCCCAGCAGGAGGACTCTCTTTCTCCCCTGCCCAGCTCCTGGCTTCCAGCCTCTTTGCATGTGGTGTGTCTACCTCCCTGCAAACTTGGATGGGCAgcag GCTGCCTCTTGTCCAGGCTCCGTCCTTACAGTTTCTTATCCCCGCCTTGGTGCTGACCAGTCAGAAGTTACCTCTGGCTCTCCGGACACCTGGAAACT CCTCCCTTGTCCTGCACCTCTGTGAGGGGCCTGGCTGCCATGGCTTGGAACTCTGGAACACTTCTATCCGAGAG GTGTCCGGGGCTGTGGTGGTCTCTGGGCTGCTGCAGGCCACTCTGGGGCTGTTGGGGGGTCCTGGCCACTTGTTTCCCCACTGTGGGCCCCTAGTGCTGGCCCCCAGCCTTGTTGTGGCAGGGCTCTCTGTCTACAGGGAAGTAGCTCTGCTCTGCTCCACTCACTGGGGCCTGGCATCGCT CACCTGGGCTCCTGCCTGCTACCCCCACGCCCCTGGAGGCCGGCTTCAACCTCTTCAACCCATACTCACATCCTGGCCTTCAGGCTCCTCTCG TTGTCTGCCCCCACCGGGGCACCATGGTTTTGGCTGCCTCATCCAG GCTGGACCTCGGCGAGTGGCCCACTTGGTGGGGCTGTTCTGCGTGGCACTGGGGCTCTCCCCGAGGCTAGCCCAGCTCCTCACCACCATCCCGCTGCCTATGCTTG GTGGGATGCTGGGAGTGACCCAGGCAATGGTTCTGTCTAGTGGATTCTCCAGCTTCCACTTGGCTGACATTGACTCTGGGCGGAATGTCTTCATTGTTGGCTTCTCCATCTTCACGGCCCTGTTGCTGCCGAGGTGGTTTCGGGAAGCACCAGTCCTACTGAGCACag GCTGGAGCCCCTTGGATGTGCTACTGCGCTCATTGCTCACAGAGCCCATCTTCCTGGCGGGACTCTTGGGCTTCCTCCTAGAGAACACCATTTCTG GCACACGGCTTGAGCGAGGCCTAGGGCAAGGGCTGCCACCTCCTTTTACTGCCCGAAAGGCTCCGATGCCTCAGAAGTCCAGGGAGAAGGCAGATAAAGAGTACGAGCTTCCTTTCTCCATCcaaaacctgtgtccctgcattccCCAACCCCTCCGTTGCCTCTGCCCGCTGCCCCAAGACTCTGGGAATGAGGAAAGAGGGCCCGCTGAGCCCGGAGAGACAGCTGACTTGCTGCCTGACTTTGGGGACCAGTGCCCTCAGCCTAGCAGAGGAGAGTCCCAGTAA
- the SLC23A3 gene encoding solute carrier family 23 member 3 isoform X1, giving the protein MSQSPPNTIQLQSMGSQGTLAPLPQPPDVQNPPSHSWASLCGPPPWGLSCLLALQHILVLASLLCASHLLLLQSLPAGGLSFSPAQLLASSLFACGVSTSLQTWMGSRLPLVQAPSLQFLIPALVLTSQKLPLALRTPGNSSLVLHLCEGPGCHGLELWNTSIREVSGAVVVSGLLQATLGLLGGPGHLFPHCGPLVLAPSLVVAGLSVYREVALLCSTHWGLASLLIVLMVVCSQHLGSCLLPPRPWRPASTSSTHTHILAFRLLSVLIPVACVWIVSALLGLSIIPGELSAPTGAPWFWLPHPAEWDWPLLTPRALAAGISMALAASTSSLGCYALCGQLLRLPSPPPHACSRGLSLEGLGSVLAGLLGSPMGTASSFPNVGTVGLLQAGPRRVAHLVGLFCVALGLSPRLAQLLTTIPLPMLGGMLGVTQAMVLSSGFSSFHLADIDSGRNVFIVGFSIFTALLLPRWFREAPVLLSTGWSPLDVLLRSLLTEPIFLAGLLGFLLENTISGTRLERGLGQGLPPPFTARKAPMPQKSREKADKEYELPFSIQNLCPCIPQPLRCLCPLPQDSGNEERGPAEPGETADLLPDFGDQCPQPSRGESQ; this is encoded by the exons ATGAGCCAGTCACCGCCCAACACCATACAGCTCCAGTCTATGGGTTCCCAGGGCACCCTGGCTCCCCTGCCACAGCCACCCGATGTCCAAAATCCCCCCTCTCACTCTTGGGCCTCTCTGTGTGGGCCTCCTCCCTGGGGCCTCAGCTGTCTTCTGGCTCTGCAG CATATCTTGGTGTTGGCTTCTCTGCTCTGCGCCTCCCACCTGCTCCTGCTTCAAAGTCTCCCAGCAGGAGGACTCTCTTTCTCCCCTGCCCAGCTCCTGGCTTCCAGCCTCTTTGCATGTGGTGTGTCTACCTCCCTGCAAACTTGGATGGGCAgcag GCTGCCTCTTGTCCAGGCTCCGTCCTTACAGTTTCTTATCCCCGCCTTGGTGCTGACCAGTCAGAAGTTACCTCTGGCTCTCCGGACACCTGGAAACT CCTCCCTTGTCCTGCACCTCTGTGAGGGGCCTGGCTGCCATGGCTTGGAACTCTGGAACACTTCTATCCGAGAG GTGTCCGGGGCTGTGGTGGTCTCTGGGCTGCTGCAGGCCACTCTGGGGCTGTTGGGGGGTCCTGGCCACTTGTTTCCCCACTGTGGGCCCCTAGTGCTGGCCCCCAGCCTTGTTGTGGCAGGGCTCTCTGTCTACAGGGAAGTAGCTCTGCTCTGCTCCACTCACTGGGGCCTGGCATCGCT GCTGATTGTGCTCATGGTGGTCTGTTCTCAGCACCTGGGCTCCTGCCTGCTACCCCCACGCCCCTGGAGGCCGGCTTCAACCTCTTCAACCCATACTCACATCCTGGCCTTCAGGCTCCTCTCG GTGCTGATCCCAGTGGCCTGTGTGTGGATTGTCTCTGCCCTTCTGGGTCTCAGCATCATCCCTGGGGAGTTGTCTGCCCCCACCGGGGCACCATGGTTTTGGCTGCCTCATCCAG ctGAGTGGGACTGGCCCTTGCTGACACCCAGGGCTCTGGCTGCAGGCATCTCCATGGCCTTGGCAGCCTCCACCAGCTCCCTGGGCTGCTATGCCCTCTGTGGCCAGCTGCTGCGTTTGCCTTCTCCACCTCCGCATGCCTGTAGCCGAGGGCTGAGCCTGGAGGGACTGGGCAGTGTGCTGGCTGGGCTGTTGGGAAGCCCCATGGGCACTGCATCCAGTTTCCCCAACGTGGGCACGGTGGGTCTTCTCCAG GCTGGACCTCGGCGAGTGGCCCACTTGGTGGGGCTGTTCTGCGTGGCACTGGGGCTCTCCCCGAGGCTAGCCCAGCTCCTCACCACCATCCCGCTGCCTATGCTTG GTGGGATGCTGGGAGTGACCCAGGCAATGGTTCTGTCTAGTGGATTCTCCAGCTTCCACTTGGCTGACATTGACTCTGGGCGGAATGTCTTCATTGTTGGCTTCTCCATCTTCACGGCCCTGTTGCTGCCGAGGTGGTTTCGGGAAGCACCAGTCCTACTGAGCACag GCTGGAGCCCCTTGGATGTGCTACTGCGCTCATTGCTCACAGAGCCCATCTTCCTGGCGGGACTCTTGGGCTTCCTCCTAGAGAACACCATTTCTG GCACACGGCTTGAGCGAGGCCTAGGGCAAGGGCTGCCACCTCCTTTTACTGCCCGAAAGGCTCCGATGCCTCAGAAGTCCAGGGAGAAGGCAGATAAAGAGTACGAGCTTCCTTTCTCCATCcaaaacctgtgtccctgcattccCCAACCCCTCCGTTGCCTCTGCCCGCTGCCCCAAGACTCTGGGAATGAGGAAAGAGGGCCCGCTGAGCCCGGAGAGACAGCTGACTTGCTGCCTGACTTTGGGGACCAGTGCCCTCAGCCTAGCAGAGGAGAGTCCCAGTAA